One stretch of Nicotiana tabacum cultivar K326 chromosome 18, ASM71507v2, whole genome shotgun sequence DNA includes these proteins:
- the LOC107808407 gene encoding F-box protein At5g03970-like, producing MVKRLRKLCDKRELSEDIKMEILHRLPSKSLARFKCVSRSWRKYISDSSLSYSCRSRRWRPQPELIGIFYQTRKLSKIGFFSESKESSLKNIDLDESVNFLNRKVYIVASSNGFLLCTKHRRSPRVYYVYNPATRQHLALPKTQICMENGTAVGFSCKVDDSDKDVISFTIVRYEIPRRFDKLQFSVTIECFSSETNVWTANNLTLDVPLRLNPFNWDGIFRSAAAAGVIDGVFCWLDQGGQITFYDSVYKCFWTLELPEEMVFGESCYLGLSGGALYFALNCGDAITVWRLESDIRSRDAVVWVRKYDAEVAATVMQCPEAFGLGGDTLRVKAFGLTGSLSVEVRNMVIHPAVPHIFYLEVRGKVISYDLETDIAQLVYDFGEPWWKTQHYRLFAYEWHQWPRLL from the coding sequence ATGGTGAAACGTCTACGGAAATTGTGTGATAAACGTGAGCTGTCTGAGGATATCAAAATGGAAATATTACATCGTTTGCCTTCAAAATCTCTAGCTAGGTTTAAATGTGTATCCAGGAGCTGGCGAAAGTACATTTCTGATTCATCTTTAAGTTATAGCTGCCGTTCACGACGATGGAGGCCTCAGCCCGAATTAATTGGTATTTTTTATCAAACCCGAAAACTTTCCAAAATTGGCTTCTTCTCCGAATCAAAGGAATCATCATTGAAAAACATTGATTTAGACGAGTCAGTTAATTTTCTTAACAGGAAAGTATATATTGTTGCATCATCCAATGGTTTTCTTCTTTGTACTAAACATAGAAGAAGCCCTAGGGTTTATTATGTTTATAATCCTGCTACGAGGCAGCATTTGGCTTTGCCTAAAACTCAAATCTGCATGGAGAACGGCACAGCTGTTGGATTTAGCTGTAAGGTAGACGACTCTGATAAAGACGTCATCTCCTTTACTATAGTTCGTTATGAAATACCTCGTCGTTTTGATAAGCTACAGTTCAGTGTAACAATAGAATGTTTCTCTTCTGAGACAAATGTGTGGACTGCCAATAATTTAACTCTGGATGTACCTCTTAGATTAAACCCTTTTAATTGGGATGGGATATTTAGATCAGCTGCAGCAGCCGGTGTCATTGATGGAGTATTTTGTTGGCTTGATCAAGGTGGACAGATCACTTTTTATGATAGTGTCTACAAGTGTTTCTGGACTTTGGAATTGCCTGAAGAGATGGTGTTCGGAGAAAGTTGTTATCTTGGATTATCTGGTGGGGCTCTCTATTTTGCATTGAATTGTGGGGATGCCATTACCGTGTGGCGCCTCGAGAGCGATATTCGTAGTCGAGATGCAGTAGTATGGGTTAGGAAGTACGATGCAGAAGTCGCAGCTACAGTGATGCAATGTCCGGAGGCATTTGGACTTGGAGGCGACACTCTCCGTGTCAAGGCTTTCGGGCTTACAGGCTCTCTTAGTGTTGAGGTGCGGAACATGGTTATTCATCCTGCTGTTCCTCACATCTTTTATTTGGAAGTAAGAGGCAAGGTTATTTCTTATGACTTGGAAACGGATATTGCACAACTTGTGTATGATTTTGGAGAACCTTGGTGGAAAACACAGCACTACAGATTATTTGCTTATGAGTGGCATCAATGGCCACGTCTTCTGTAG